ATTCCATGGAAAGATTACACAAAACTCTTCTGCTTCACAAAAACTCTCACGggaaaattacagaaaaaccGCCACATAAAACTTCGGACAAAGACCTCGGCTACAGAAGAACCACTTGAAACTATGAATCAGCCACAGAAAAAACCGTCACGGCAAACCACGAGAAACTCCTTGCGGTGGCACAGACTTCCGGCTACCAGTCGGTAGCACAGACTTCTGGTTATCCTCAGCGTTCTTGGTCCAGGCTCAACCCTCACGTCTATTATTTACCAGCAAAACagtcaaaaaaattcacagcTCTTCGCACAACgataaaatccacaaaaagCTCTAACTCACAATAAATCAAACTCGAAAGGTTCTTGCAACTCATTATCACTTCAAATCTTtaataatttcttcaattctCCACTCTCATACATTGCCTTTATTTCTGTTCCGCCGCCAATGAACTTTCCATCAACAAACACCCGTGGTACCGTCGAAGCGGCCGTCATTTCGCCTAAAATATCTTGAATCATTTTGCCATCATGTCTGTCATCCAACTCAACAGCGAGAAAAGGATAGTTGAGCTTTTGGAATTGCTCTTTCGCCAGATTACTGTACAGGCAGGTTGTCTTTGAGAATATCACAACTTTATTGTGGTCGATCGTGTCGAGTATGAAATGACCTGAAACATCGAAAACGCTGAGTGTTGCTCTGCTATTGCAATTTGTAAAGTCTCTACGTACTTGCTCTTCCTTGTTCACATGCACTAGCTGTATGCACCACCAAAAGCATCAACACTCCGATGAGCttcatttttaacaattaaCTTGAAACAAATTTCGTATTGATACTACAACTGCTGAAGAAGAAACAACGTAGCGAACATTCGATACTTTGATAATGCGGCAATTTCGTaggaatcaattttttttatcggacCGACATTATTTACACGAATTAgattattaaatttatgttaGGGAGGATCGTAcgcgaaatttttttccctaaattttcgataatattGATTCTTCTGCTCCTGGGATGACCGCATCAATATGACGTAATAAGTTGTGTCTGTGGGCGACTCACTCATTTTACTCACTAAGCCCCgggaaatgaattttaacactcatgtcaatgaagtaatgactcattttccgTGCTGTgtgattaaaaatttcttttatattgTTGGGTTAACGTGTTACATACAATTTATACTGCAAATGGGCATTTTTGTCcacgaatatattttttcacaGAAGACAAGCACATTGCTTGTCAGTTTTATAAttgtcgaatctattactcCGATTGTTTAactcaaaattcatttcatcattTAAGAAAGCACTTGCCAGAGATTATCGCTTATCATTGTCTTcatcgacaacagatgatatACTTCAATTCCATAAAATCATGAGGATGTCATCTGGTTTCTTTCGATTATTGTCTCGTATTAAACCAGTCGGTTCTATCTTTGATGGAAAGTACACTAAACGTAGAGTTCGGTCTGTAATGTCGTTTGTTTCGCGAGAATTGCTTTGCCAACGAACCATTAGAACAGAAATGAGTAAAATTAAATGGGTCGTAATGTGCCTGAAACGAAAAAGTAGCGCACCGGGGCGATGCTCTAGCCGGCGGCATATCCGTATGAAGTCATGATTTGTTTTTGCAGTAGTTACTAGAAGCAGACATCAGGGATGACGTTAAGGTCTATACGAAGAAGCTATAATTGATTCCATCCTGACGACCTGTGAATTAATGTTCAAAACGATCCGTTCTAATTcgtcaattaatttaattaatttaggTACATGACACaggaaatcaaaaaaaattcctgaaCTCTTTTGATATGAAAATTGTGGTCTTATCTTATCAGAGCTAGCAACTttcataatttgaaaattggatcAAAACTTTTCCGCTCACGCTTGGTGAGCCCTAAATTTCCAACTCTCCTCGTACACGTAGGTGAACTTTCTCTGAATGTCATTATATCTGACGTCATTGAAGTTTCACTGTTTCCTAATATTGAGCAATAATTCCcgaaatttcactgaaattcCCTAAATATAGTGAattctttcagtgaaatttggtgaaatttagtgaaatatttctcaatattAGGATGTGAGGTTAAGTCCGTAaagagagaagaagaagacgaagaGAGTGATACCATCTCTTGTTGATGCAAAATAGTTGAAGTGATCTAAGAACCATCTACACTTTTCATCAATCTTATATCTGTTTGATAGTCCTTGGAATTCCCTGTAAAACGAACTTCGTAATTTTACGTTCCATTCATAGGAACTACGACAATCCAAAGTGTCGAAAGTCAAAGTCAGTAGcacttttcgattttatttccatGGCAATACAGAGTTTGTTTGAACTGTAAAGTACAAACAAATTGAAGCCAAAGTCTCCAGGAGTAATTATCATGCCGGTACAGTAACTTCCTATTTACACTACTAGgtgaaaaataactttaaaattcCAATCGGTACCAAACCTCCGATTTCATGTGTGCACACGGAAGGTCTGaactttaaaaaacaaatattaactttttcGTAATAATGGGTCAATTCTGGATAAAACATACCCACATCCTCAAAAGTGAGTTCAAGCAATGGTGGAAGAAActcgaaaaatatatatacCCACAGaccttaaaaaataaaaaactttttgcaaaACCCTACACCCTAATATAATCAACAACTGTGTCTTTGAAAACCGAAGTCTTAAAACATCTGTGCATATTTTGCATATTTAGCAATCTATTTTAACCATAGTATTACGTACACACACAGTAcaattaagagtgatatcgccaaaacttgaaccaattttggtgaaaatgaataccatggttcggcgatccgggcaagctacagctcgtttgaatcgtctttcaattctgagaaatagggatcttttactttttctgttagtttcccattttcggagtgaacacgtgaaagtAATAGCATGTCAATTGGTCGTAggaatttcacattttagaaagatttctatctcgagctatcaccgaaaaactgttttcacgaccaattgacatgctattactttcacgtgttcactccgaaaatgggaaactaacagaaaaagtaaaagatccctatttctcagaattgaaagacgattcaaacgagctatagcttgcccgAATCGCTGAGccgttgttttgaaattggttcaagttttggcgatatcactcttaagagCGAGTAGTGAAATTGAACGAGTCATGTTGTCTGGAATAAGTGTGTTCGGCAATAAAGAAAATCTGCTGGATGGTTCgaatctttgtttttgttatctgCCACCCGAGACTAGCGCTGTCACTACTTAGACACGACCCATTAAGATAGAATAACCTATTCTgaatatcaatttttgtttcatttcaattgtcaaacaTCTCTAAAATACTGACACCGTACACAAAATTGAGTTAGGTTGAACCGAAAAACGGTGGCcggaattcaatttgtttaatttaatcaGAGTCAAGAACGGTGACACGaatattttactaaattttaCATCACCACCATATCAAGACAACATAATTCAGCAATATCAATCATATGTGAACAGTGTTGCTGttacatacaaaaacaaatacagCTCAATTCTTAGCTCATAGATGACGAAATATTTCATAACCAACGCGTAACAATAACCGGCagataacaacaaaaaatcaaccAATTGAATAATAGGGTAAGCTTAAAACGtaaattgaatcgaattaaCTGCAATTAAAACCGATTGGAAACGGAGGGTGTATCACGGCACAATCGTTAAATCTgctatttctattgtttaaaatatcgtCCGGTGGTGGACAGAAAATCTTGTACTGGATTTGTTTTGACATTCGCTTTACAATAAAAGACAGTAAAGGCGAGTGCTCGACGctcatattttttgttgtcgttggCGGCAACAGATGACTACCTGTTCTGGTTACCGAGATCGGTTCGTTGTTGATAGCACCAtactaaatttatatttcatagTTTAATTAAAAGAGAGAGCTTCAAATTCTGTAAATCTGATGTAAAcgttgaagaaaatttattcgtgCAGCATTCGAATTCTGTAAATTAACATTTGGTCAGAATAGAATCGCTAATTCATTACAAAATTTCTTACTTTTAGTACCTATGTTCGGACCAAATCAGTAAAACGTGTTTCACATGTGCAACTCCAATGTCCGAATCCTTtgaattaagaaaaacaaatcgtAAGCATCCTTGACCAActcaaaaatggtaaaaatctTATTTATTTGTACTGGACGAATTAATCCAAATTTCGATAAACCAAGTTTGAAACAAGACAATTCTCGTACTTCCGCACGACTGTCAGGATGACAAATAGACTTAGTGATGCCATCAGTATGGAAACTTTGGgcgtatctgcgtgacctccccaaataTACATCCTTGATCAGCATCAGCGTTGTCGAACATTTTGGACAATCAGACTACTCTCCCTGCAAAAACGAGTTTTACATTTAACGTGTAATGCCAAGTTTTCGGGGTGAGTAAAATTACTGACGTCCTTGTTTAGAGCTGAATTCCGAATCAAGTCATCAAGTATTACATAAACCTGACCGACCTAGCGAGAATTAACATAAAACCTGAAGATAATCATCAGGTTCAACCTGTCAGGTCAGGTTGCAGATATACCTGAAaagttgtatgaaaatttcaggtatACCTGAAACGAGACCTGTCACGCTTAAATAAaacaggttcaggtcaggtttttgACCACGTTCGACCGATTCCGAGCCCTATTTGAAACCTATATTACCTGCAATCGTATCAACAGGAGCAGTGTTATGGTTTATTCAATCTatgaaaaatctaaaatcgAAGAATTTTCTGCAGAACATGGTTTCTCGATTCCATGGAAATATTTTGGCTACCCTAATTCACGTATATACTATGCATACCACACAAAGAAACTCCAATCATAAGTGATACGAAGTATGCAGGTCCGTAGTCTAACGTCTAATCTAATCTTGTGTTACACAATACTACAGTGATAGCCAAAACGATTTTGAGTTTCCTGAATCAATCGATAGGTAAagtcagaatcctttttttgGGGTAGCATAGCATTTGTATCGTATCATTCAAGGTGTATGATTTAGCATTGGAAACGTTAGAGATATGCGGTGATTGTATTGGACATTGTACGGCTGGATTTCTTTGTACAAACTCACGAACTCGATTTATTGCCTCAATGACCTATTGTCTTATATACAAAAAATCGTACGAAATTAAAAGACCCAACGCTTCGCACGCGTATAACTGATACATAAGATAAATGTTCACATATGACTGCGAGTCTTTTTAAAACTAAATAATAGGCTGGAATTGATTCGAGTTTAGTAGTTTACCGGTAGTGTTTGCATAGAATTGTGGCCCCACAATGAGAACGTTAAATTTCGTGGTTATTGTGCTGCTGATTTGTTCGATAAAAATACCGTTCATAAATGGTGCGAAAATTTTAGGATTTCTCGTCACACTGAGTCGATCGCATCTGGTTGTCGAGGAACCGATAATGAGAGAATTAGCACGAAGGGGACATGAGGTTTTTTGGTTATATTGAGCAGGTTTTAacggattaaaaaaaaactaacaaacGATCTGTTTTAGGTA
Above is a genomic segment from Bradysia coprophila strain Holo2 chromosome IV unlocalized genomic scaffold, BU_Bcop_v1 contig_106, whole genome shotgun sequence containing:
- the LOC119070949 gene encoding glutaredoxin-C4-like, which translates into the protein MKLIGVLMLLVVHTASACEQGRASHFILDTIDHNKVVIFSKTTCLYSNLAKEQFQKLNYPFLAVELDDRHDGKMIQDILGEMTAASTVPRVFVDGKFIGGGTEIKAMYESGELKKLLKI